Proteins encoded together in one Planctomyces sp. SH-PL14 window:
- a CDS encoding GNAT family N-acetyltransferase, with product MIEVRPYEGSAEDLSNFVTATWRRDYAGKMAFPLWSAEYLRWQLRLDEERFRKYQVAAYDGTRLVGTLLAAPCAFQTPEGRVAGAHGSWLAVDPEYRGQKIVGRMAEERVRRVAEDGGRLVVSYRFFGSKHSLAERPPTDKVDGGKTFIGKRGFWARVLDTPRAARWNVLGWESILTRVGGPFTPHPRVTTAKGVIRPAREEDIPRCVELMRKMTSRMSVAVAWDEELLQHQLLGSPVAQTLVTETEGTVRGFVNFHVLPFLGRTEEPVGVFDIVCLEAVTSRDCVPLVNAALAAMREQGGVLALKIGCGDAPWGTLLWTHFVPRLPDSYLVFQWPQAPIGGNLSGPMHLLWR from the coding sequence ATGATCGAAGTCCGGCCTTACGAGGGCTCCGCCGAAGACCTGTCGAACTTCGTGACCGCCACGTGGCGGCGGGACTATGCCGGGAAGATGGCCTTTCCGCTCTGGTCGGCGGAGTATCTCCGCTGGCAGCTGCGGCTCGACGAGGAGCGGTTTCGCAAGTACCAGGTCGCCGCTTATGACGGGACGCGGCTGGTCGGGACGCTCTTGGCGGCTCCGTGTGCGTTTCAGACTCCCGAGGGGCGGGTCGCCGGGGCGCATGGGAGCTGGCTGGCGGTCGATCCGGAGTATCGCGGGCAGAAGATCGTCGGCCGGATGGCGGAGGAGCGGGTTCGCCGCGTGGCGGAGGACGGGGGGCGGCTGGTCGTCAGTTATCGCTTCTTCGGTTCGAAGCATTCGCTCGCGGAGCGGCCGCCGACCGACAAGGTCGATGGCGGAAAGACATTCATCGGGAAGCGGGGTTTCTGGGCGCGGGTTCTCGATACGCCCCGCGCGGCGCGGTGGAACGTTTTGGGGTGGGAGTCAATTCTCACACGCGTGGGGGGGCCGTTCACGCCGCATCCGCGAGTTACCACTGCCAAAGGGGTGATTCGGCCGGCTCGGGAAGAGGATATCCCGCGGTGTGTGGAGCTGATGCGGAAGATGACCTCGCGGATGAGCGTGGCGGTGGCTTGGGACGAGGAGCTGCTGCAGCATCAGCTCTTGGGGAGTCCGGTGGCTCAGACCTTGGTCACCGAAACCGAGGGGACGGTGCGGGGGTTTGTGAACTTCCATGTGTTGCCGTTCCTGGGGCGGACGGAGGAGCCGGTGGGTGTTTTCGACATCGTGTGCCTGGAGGCGGTGACGAGTCGGGATTGTGTTCCGCTGGTGAATGCGGCGCTGGCGGCGATGCGGGAGCAGGGGGGGGTGTTGGCTCTCAAGATCGGCTGTGGCGATGCGCCGTGGGGGACGCTGTTGTGGACGCATTTTGTTCCGCGGCTGCCGGATTCGTATCTCGTTTTTCAGTGGCCGCAGGCTCCGATTGGCGGCAACCTGTCGGGCCCGATGCATCTGCTCTGGCGCTGA
- a CDS encoding MFS transporter, with the protein MSQTAAASPADPSLSPAGSTPAVLDPAASLGTAAAAHDTVMPIILALSLSHMLNDTLQALLPAIYPVLKESYKLTFSEIGLITMTFQCTSSLLQPLVGSYTDKRPMPYSLAIGMGSTLIGLLLLSQAHTLGMILLAAALVGTGSSVFHPEASRLAYMAAGGRHGFAQSLFQVGGNFGSAMGPLLAAAIVVPRGQGSLALFSLIAIAAILVLSYVGRWYGANLHRLKPKVRKAGAGGTGLSSGRVAFALVILVLLIISKYFYMVSLSNYYTFYLIDRFGVSVQTSQYLLFVFLFAVAAGTIAGGPIGDRFGRKIVIWVSILGVAPFSLALPYAGFYGTIVLSAIAGALLASAFSAIIVFAQELLPGKVGLVAGLFFGFAFGISGIAASALGQLADRTSIEYVFRLCSYFPLLGLLTVFLPNIGRPAKAA; encoded by the coding sequence ATGAGTCAGACCGCCGCCGCCTCGCCCGCCGACCCCTCTTTATCCCCTGCCGGTTCCACGCCCGCCGTGCTGGATCCGGCCGCCTCGCTCGGGACCGCCGCGGCGGCGCATGACACGGTCATGCCGATCATCCTTGCCCTGAGCCTGTCGCACATGCTGAACGACACGCTCCAGGCGCTCCTCCCCGCGATCTATCCCGTCCTGAAGGAGTCGTACAAGCTCACGTTCAGTGAGATCGGTCTCATCACGATGACGTTTCAGTGCACGTCATCGCTCCTGCAGCCGCTGGTGGGGAGTTACACGGACAAGCGGCCGATGCCCTACTCGCTGGCGATCGGCATGGGCTCGACTCTGATCGGCCTCCTGCTCCTCTCGCAGGCCCACACGCTGGGGATGATCCTGCTGGCCGCGGCCCTCGTCGGCACCGGCTCGTCGGTCTTTCATCCGGAAGCCTCGCGGCTCGCCTACATGGCGGCGGGCGGACGGCACGGTTTTGCCCAGTCGCTGTTTCAGGTCGGCGGTAACTTCGGCAGCGCGATGGGGCCGCTCCTGGCCGCGGCGATTGTCGTTCCCCGCGGTCAGGGATCGTTGGCGCTGTTCTCGCTGATCGCCATCGCGGCGATCCTGGTCCTGAGCTATGTCGGACGCTGGTACGGGGCGAACCTGCACCGCCTCAAGCCGAAGGTCCGCAAGGCCGGCGCGGGGGGAACGGGGCTGTCGAGCGGCCGCGTCGCCTTCGCGCTCGTCATTCTGGTTCTGCTGATCATCTCGAAGTACTTCTACATGGTCAGCCTGTCGAACTACTACACGTTCTATCTCATCGATCGCTTCGGCGTGTCGGTCCAGACGTCGCAGTACCTGCTGTTCGTGTTTCTGTTCGCGGTGGCGGCCGGGACCATCGCCGGGGGACCGATCGGAGACCGGTTCGGACGGAAGATTGTGATCTGGGTCTCCATCCTTGGCGTCGCGCCGTTCTCGCTGGCCCTGCCGTATGCCGGGTTCTATGGGACGATCGTTTTGAGCGCGATTGCCGGGGCGCTGCTGGCCTCGGCCTTCTCGGCGATCATCGTCTTTGCCCAGGAGCTGCTGCCCGGGAAGGTCGGCCTCGTAGCGGGGCTGTTCTTCGGCTTCGCCTTCGGGATCAGCGGGATCGCCGCGAGCGCCCTCGGGCAGCTCGCGGACCGGACGAGCATCGAGTACGTGTTCCGTCTCTGCAGCTACTTCCCGCTGCTCGGCCTGCTGACCGTGTTCCTGCCGAACATCGGCCGGCCCGCGAAGGCGGCGTAG
- a CDS encoding MFS transporter, which produces MSLMNDAPAPTWSGATRVRYGIVAVATLAAVLLYLERICLAMAGTYIREDLRLSMSQLGVALSVFFWAYAIGQVPTGWFSDRYGPRRMMVVYLVVWSIFGIVIAMATNFWMLVAARLALGLFQAGAYPTLAILVKRWVPVESRGTANSIVAFGGRFGGTAANLLTAFLIVWFVPLSAPTEIREADVLDPTALVRDILNPNPDGPAKAIRPLVSEHLTADFPPGAFDAIRAEAPPAVASGPVAGQPASASAAPWIPKPETVQVVLGAMNRFIETPSDIEAIPQDVPLSSDARAILDVTPRSRTDEQSRRLNRLLLERAYPGDFVQLHVQGWRPTLLLFGFAGIAVGAIFWIFVRDWPWEHPGVNEEEIELIRGGNPAAQPGAANKAPPVPWGLLMASPNVWYSSVMQFGVNVGWTFIITLMPEYLAQQFNVPIEQRGLMTSMPLIGGCAGMLLGGWLTDRLTRQFGLRWGRGVFLGPSKLVGAALIFLCPFLGTAWGVTWALTVFAFTTDMGIPATWGFAQDTGGKHVGSVLGWGNMWGNIGAGLAPLIAVQIRENWSYGWDAVFFVNAGAFVLAAVFGSWIDCRIPLEPEPTTDETLEPEAA; this is translated from the coding sequence ATGAGCTTGATGAACGACGCCCCTGCGCCCACGTGGTCGGGCGCAACCCGCGTCCGGTACGGGATTGTGGCGGTGGCGACACTGGCCGCGGTTCTCCTGTATCTGGAGCGGATCTGCCTCGCGATGGCGGGGACGTATATCCGTGAAGACCTGCGGCTCTCGATGTCGCAGCTTGGCGTCGCCCTCTCGGTCTTTTTCTGGGCCTATGCGATCGGGCAGGTCCCGACCGGCTGGTTCAGCGACCGCTACGGGCCGCGGCGGATGATGGTGGTCTACCTCGTCGTGTGGTCGATCTTCGGGATCGTGATCGCCATGGCGACGAACTTCTGGATGCTGGTTGCGGCCCGGCTGGCCCTGGGACTGTTTCAGGCGGGGGCCTATCCCACCCTCGCGATTCTGGTGAAGCGATGGGTGCCGGTCGAAAGCCGGGGGACGGCGAACAGCATCGTCGCTTTCGGCGGCCGCTTCGGCGGGACCGCCGCCAACCTGCTGACGGCGTTCCTGATCGTGTGGTTCGTTCCCCTCTCGGCACCGACGGAGATCCGCGAGGCCGATGTCCTCGACCCGACAGCGCTCGTCCGTGATATCCTCAATCCGAATCCCGACGGGCCCGCCAAGGCGATCCGGCCGCTTGTCTCGGAACACCTGACCGCCGACTTCCCGCCGGGAGCCTTCGACGCGATCCGGGCGGAAGCTCCGCCGGCGGTCGCCAGCGGCCCCGTTGCCGGACAACCCGCTTCGGCATCGGCTGCTCCCTGGATCCCGAAGCCAGAGACGGTCCAGGTCGTCCTCGGGGCGATGAACCGCTTCATCGAGACGCCGTCCGATATCGAGGCGATCCCACAGGATGTCCCGCTCTCCTCGGATGCCCGGGCGATCCTCGATGTGACGCCAAGATCCCGCACGGACGAGCAGTCGCGGCGGCTGAACCGGCTGCTGCTGGAGCGGGCGTACCCCGGCGACTTCGTCCAGCTGCACGTGCAGGGCTGGCGGCCGACGCTGCTGCTGTTCGGGTTCGCCGGAATCGCCGTGGGGGCGATCTTCTGGATCTTCGTCCGCGACTGGCCGTGGGAGCACCCCGGCGTGAACGAAGAGGAGATCGAGCTGATCCGCGGGGGGAATCCCGCTGCGCAGCCCGGGGCGGCGAACAAGGCGCCGCCGGTCCCGTGGGGACTGCTGATGGCGAGTCCCAACGTCTGGTACAGCTCGGTCATGCAGTTCGGCGTGAATGTCGGCTGGACGTTCATCATCACGCTCATGCCGGAGTACCTGGCTCAGCAGTTCAACGTGCCGATCGAGCAGCGGGGGCTGATGACGTCGATGCCACTCATCGGCGGCTGCGCGGGGATGCTTCTGGGGGGCTGGCTGACCGACCGGCTGACCCGCCAGTTCGGACTCCGCTGGGGGCGAGGGGTGTTCCTCGGACCGTCGAAGCTCGTCGGGGCGGCGCTGATCTTCCTGTGCCCCTTCCTCGGGACCGCCTGGGGGGTGACCTGGGCCCTCACGGTCTTTGCCTTTACGACCGACATGGGGATCCCGGCGACCTGGGGCTTTGCTCAGGACACGGGGGGCAAGCATGTCGGGTCGGTCCTCGGCTGGGGGAACATGTGGGGGAACATCGGGGCGGGCTTGGCTCCGCTGATCGCCGTCCAGATCCGGGAAAACTGGTCCTATGGCTGGGACGCGGTGTTCTTTGTCAACGCCGGAGCGTTTGTGCTGGCCGCCGTCTTTGGGTCCTGGATCGACTGCCGGATCCCGCTAGAACCCGAGCCGACGACCGACGAGACCCTGGAGCCGGAAGCGGCCTGA
- a CDS encoding NAD(P)H-hydrate epimerase, translated as MNNPPLTRTQVRAVDQIAIDRFGIPGIVLMENAGRGATDWLLELGCGQRIVILCGAGNNGGDGFVIARHLANRGRKVSIILVVSPDKIRGDAAVNLRIVQAMQLPLEVLDPVANPATLTARLSNADWIVDALLGTGATGSVREPYATTIGLMNASGKPILAVDLPSGLDADTGEPSEACVRAKATATFVARKPGFDRPAAAEFLGQVRVIDIGVPQAVIDEARLARGSGDA; from the coding sequence ATGAACAACCCACCCCTCACCCGCACCCAAGTCCGCGCCGTCGACCAGATCGCCATCGACCGCTTCGGTATCCCTGGCATCGTCCTCATGGAAAACGCCGGCCGCGGCGCCACCGACTGGCTGCTCGAACTGGGCTGCGGCCAGCGAATCGTCATCCTCTGCGGAGCCGGCAACAACGGCGGCGACGGCTTCGTCATCGCCCGCCACCTCGCGAACCGCGGACGAAAAGTCTCGATCATCCTGGTCGTCTCACCAGACAAGATCCGCGGCGACGCCGCCGTGAACCTCCGCATCGTCCAGGCGATGCAACTCCCTCTCGAAGTCCTCGACCCGGTCGCCAACCCCGCAACACTGACCGCGCGGCTGAGCAACGCAGACTGGATCGTCGACGCCCTCCTCGGAACCGGGGCCACCGGCTCCGTCCGTGAACCCTACGCCACGACCATCGGCCTCATGAACGCCTCCGGCAAGCCGATCCTCGCGGTCGATCTCCCGTCAGGCCTCGATGCCGACACCGGCGAACCGTCCGAAGCCTGTGTCCGAGCGAAGGCAACCGCCACATTCGTCGCCCGCAAACCCGGCTTCGACCGTCCCGCCGCCGCGGAGTTTCTCGGCCAGGTCCGCGTCATCGACATCGGCGTTCCGCAGGCCGTCATCGACGAGGCACGGCTCGCCCGCGGATCCGGCGACGCGTAA